The Halomonas binhaiensis nucleotide sequence ATCGAATGCTCTCGAAAAAAGCCTGAAAAATGGCCAGGAACTGGTGACCACCACTGACGTGGCAGTGGATACCATGATCAGTCAGCGTCTTGAGGAGGCCTTTCCTGGCGAAAAGCGACTCAGCGAGGAGCTGTCGCCTGACCGTGACGCTCTTGAGCAGGAAGGCGCCCTGTGGGTCGTTGACCCCATCGATGGCACCGTGAACTTCGCCCACGGACTACGCCATGTCGCGGTCTCCATTGCCTACGCGCGAGATGGCGTCATTCAACTGGGTGTGGTTCATGCCCCCTTTCTCGAAGAAACCTTTACCGCCATCCGTGGCAAGGGAGCCTATCTCAACGGCAACGCACTTGCCGCCAGTTCGGCAAGAGAGCTGGATGCCAGCCTGATTGCCACCGGCTTTCCCTATCGCCGGGACAGCCGCATTCCATTGATGCGCCGCCTGACGGCAGTACTCAGCCATTGCCGCGATGTCCGTCGCAACGGCTCGGCAGCCCTTGACCTGTGTGATGTCGCCTGCGGTCGTATGGATGCCTATTACGAAAGTGTTTCTCCCTGGGACTTTGCAGCAGGACGACTGATCGCCCATGAAGCAGGGGCTCGCACAGGCCACCTGTATCGCTGCCCTGAAGGCATCCCTGAAGAACTCTATGGCGAGAATCTGCTGGTCAGTAGCCCCCACATCTACGATGACCTGCGTGAGCTGCTGCGCCGGGCCGATGCCGGTGAACTCAATGATGATCGATAGTCAGTACCCATCAGAGCATGCCAAGACGAACTATTGGCCTTGGCCCCAGGAATCGGTCAAAATGCTCTGATTCTGAATTCTTCCCTTTTCATGCATTCTTTTATCTATGCATCCTGGCATGCAAGGAGCCCTTAATGTTTGTTGTTATCTTCGGCCGTCCCGGTTGCCCTTTCTGCGTCCGCGCCAAGGATCTTGCCGAAAACCTGCAAGCGGCCGGCAGCATCGAAGGCTACCGCTACGTGGATATCCATGCTGAAGGTATTACCAAGGCCGATATGGAAAAGACCATCGGCAAACCGGTGACCACTGTGCCGCAAATTTTCGTCGGCCAGCAGCATATCGGTGGCTTCACCGAATTCGACCAGTATGTGCGTGACAACGAGCTGACCACCGCTACCGCCTGATCGAACGTTCCTTGTCGCACCATGCAAACGGCCGCCCTTTGGGGCGGCCGTTTTCTATTATGCGCATCAAGCCAGCGTCGGTATGCCGTTGAATGCACCTTGACCAGGGCGCCTATACTTCCTCCATCTATCCCCGACCACTTGCTTTCTCCCGACAAGAAGGCAGTACAAAGCCAGGAATAGAGAAAATCAGGACAAAAGCGCATACAAAGCGAGAAGCGATGCCAGGATGCTACCTAAGGATAACGGGTAATGAGTGAAGAACATCAGGTCGCCCAGCAGTTATGGTTGGACTATGTCCACCTGCACCCCGACATTGGAGCCCTGCGTCTCTGGCCAACCAACTCACCGGTGGAATACTTCACGCTTGTCACTCTCAGCCAATCCCCCTGGAGCATGGCCAGCATGCTGCCTCTGTTTACAGAAAGGGGATATCAGGACAGACACCGCTATGCCATGGCCGACTGCGGCTTGCTGGCGGCATTGCTTGCTCCACACGGCGATGGCCCTTGGCTGATTCTGGTTGAGTTGCAGGCCACCAGCCTTCCTCGCCAGGCGCGAGAGGCTTTGCTGAACCTGGTCCAGCAGGATGGTTCGGATACCATCACCTATCAACCTGGCGCCATGCGCCCCTGGCCCATGCCTGACTGGAATACCTATCAGTTGCTGGCCAGAGCCCATCCTCTTGCGGCCTGGCTATCCATCATCGGGCCACGAGTCCACCACGCGGGTTTCGATTGCCAGCGCTTGAGCCGCTCACTCAATGAGCTCGACATACTGCTGCAGGAACATGGCCTGACCGCCACCAGCCAAGTCGACAGCGTCTTTCCAGTCTCTGCTCTGATCGATCAACGTTTCTATCCTACCTGCTCACAGCTCTTGCCTTTTGCTGCTGGGGATGAACACCGGGTCCCTCTGGGTGGGCTGGCGCTGATCCAGAAGCAGCTCGGTGCAGGGCAGGAACGCAGTGCCGAGATTCTATTGCCGCCTCATGCACTGTGCGAAATCTTCTAGCTCTCCTCCCTCCTTTTATTTTCCCTCTGTCACCATTCATCCACAGTTTCTGTGGATAAGGCTGTGCATCATGCTATTGAAATAGACCGCGACAGGCATCGTCACTGGCTTCGTCTCAAGATGGTCATAAAATCGACAGGCCCGAGGGTGTTTGACCACCCCTGATGCATTACCCCCTGCAGTCAGCAGAACGGCCCGTAAATACGGGCCGTTCTGGTGACAGATGATGGCATGGACACACTCCGTCAGAAGAGCATGACGACTGCCTGGATTGCGCGAAGGGATTCTCAGAAAGCCATTTCCGGGACGTCATCGGGAACAATCAACTTTCCGGCCGTCTTTTCCTTGATTTCCTCGACACTGACACCCGGGGCCCGTTCCTTCAGAATGAAGGCGCCGTTGTCGATCTCAAGATATGCCAGGTCAGTCAGTACACGCTTGATACAGCCAGCACCTGTCAGAGGCAAGGAACACTGCTCCAGAAGCTTGGACTCGCCATCCTTGGAAGCATGAGTCATGGTGACAATGATGTTATCGGCACCTGCTACCAGATCCATGGCACCGCCCATGCCCTTGATCAGCTTCCCAGGGATCATCCAGGAGGCGATATTACCCTCAACATCCACTTCAAAGGCACCCAGCACGGTCAGATCGACATGGCCGCCGCGAATCATGGCAAAGGACTCTGCGGACGAAAAGATCGCCGCGCCAGCACGAGCAGTGACTGTCTGCTTGCCCGCATTGATCATGTCAGGGTCGACTTCATCCTCTGCAGGAAACTGCCCCATGCCAAGCAGGCCATTCTCCGATTGCAGCATGACATCCATGCCTTCGGGTATATAGTTGGCAACCAGGGTCGGGATGCCGATCCCCAAGTTCACATAGAAACCGTCTTCGAGCTCACGCGCCACACGCTGGGCCATTTGTTCACGAGTGAGAGCCATCTTGTTACCTCATTGATTATCCGTTGGAGACATTCGCTGATTCATGGGGTCGACGTTTCAGCTCTCGCGCACAGTGCGCTTCTCGATACGCTTCTCGAAGGTCCCCTGGATGATACGGTCAACATAGATGCCGGGGGTATGAATCTGAGCCGGATCAAGCTCACCTGGCTCGACAATCTCTTCGACCTCCACCACGGTGATACGACCGGCCGTCGCCGCCAGCGGATTAAAGTTCTGCGCAGTCTTGCGATAGATCACATTGCCGAAGTGATCCGCCTTCCAACCCTTCACGATCGCAAAGTCACCCTTGATCGCTTCTTCAAGGATGTAGTGACGGCCATCGAACTCACGCACTTCCTTGCCTTCACCGATAGGAGTGCCGTACCCGGTCGCCGTGTAGAACGCCGGAATGCCAGCCCCTCCAGCACGCATCTTCTCCGCCAGCGTTCCCTGGGGGGTCAACTGAACGTCAATCTCGCCGTCAAGCATCTGGCGTTCGAACAGTGCGTTCTCACCAACATAGGAGGCAATGATGCGACTGATCTGGCGATCCTCCAGCAGGATGCCCAAGCCAAAACCGTCAACACCGCAGTTATTAGAGACAACCGTCAGGTCATTGACCTGGCGACGCTTGATTTCAGCAATCAGGTTCTCCGGGATGCCACACAGGCCAAAACCTCCGGCAAGTACCGTCATGCCACTTTCAATGCCATCCATCGCTTCTTCGTAGGAATATACGCGTTTGTCGAATCCGGCCATGTGGCGCCTCTCATGTATAGTAGGGTGACGTTCGTGTTCCAACGTTCTATCTAGTATGGGTCGTGTGCTATCTAGTATGAATCGTTCACGCGCTAGCTTTATCTAACAAAGACCAGCCCTTTCGTTCATGGCTCCTGCGGAATAGGTCCAGTGTTGCCTGCCTTGATATATTTGTGAAGTTTGTTTTTCTTATCGATTATTCGTATTTTTCTATAAATTTGACCTTGGTCGCATTTCATGACGGTAAAGCAACTCCGAGCCTTCCTGGCAGTAGCCCGTACGCTTAGCTTTACGCAAGCATGCAGTGAATTGCATCTTTCCCAACCAGCACTCAGCCTGGCGATCAAGGGCCTGGAAGAAAGCCTAGGCGGTCGCCTACTGATTCGCACGACTCGACGCGTCAAGCTGACCCCCGAAGGCGACTCC carries:
- a CDS encoding inositol monophosphatase family protein codes for the protein MSPEQYLDVALDIAQSAGRMILEARESNALEKSLKNGQELVTTTDVAVDTMISQRLEEAFPGEKRLSEELSPDRDALEQEGALWVVDPIDGTVNFAHGLRHVAVSIAYARDGVIQLGVVHAPFLEETFTAIRGKGAYLNGNALAASSARELDASLIATGFPYRRDSRIPLMRRLTAVLSHCRDVRRNGSAALDLCDVACGRMDAYYESVSPWDFAAGRLIAHEAGARTGHLYRCPEGIPEELYGENLLVSSPHIYDDLRELLRRADAGELNDDR
- a CDS encoding GrxA family glutaredoxin, which encodes MFVVIFGRPGCPFCVRAKDLAENLQAAGSIEGYRYVDIHAEGITKADMEKTIGKPVTTVPQIFVGQQHIGGFTEFDQYVRDNELTTATA
- a CDS encoding DUF1338 domain-containing protein is translated as MSEEHQVAQQLWLDYVHLHPDIGALRLWPTNSPVEYFTLVTLSQSPWSMASMLPLFTERGYQDRHRYAMADCGLLAALLAPHGDGPWLILVELQATSLPRQAREALLNLVQQDGSDTITYQPGAMRPWPMPDWNTYQLLARAHPLAAWLSIIGPRVHHAGFDCQRLSRSLNELDILLQEHGLTATSQVDSVFPVSALIDQRFYPTCSQLLPFAAGDEHRVPLGGLALIQKQLGAGQERSAEILLPPHALCEIF
- a CDS encoding CoA transferase subunit B; the protein is MALTREQMAQRVARELEDGFYVNLGIGIPTLVANYIPEGMDVMLQSENGLLGMGQFPAEDEVDPDMINAGKQTVTARAGAAIFSSAESFAMIRGGHVDLTVLGAFEVDVEGNIASWMIPGKLIKGMGGAMDLVAGADNIIVTMTHASKDGESKLLEQCSLPLTGAGCIKRVLTDLAYLEIDNGAFILKERAPGVSVEEIKEKTAGKLIVPDDVPEMAF
- a CDS encoding CoA transferase subunit A; amino-acid sequence: MAGFDKRVYSYEEAMDGIESGMTVLAGGFGLCGIPENLIAEIKRRQVNDLTVVSNNCGVDGFGLGILLEDRQISRIIASYVGENALFERQMLDGEIDVQLTPQGTLAEKMRAGGAGIPAFYTATGYGTPIGEGKEVREFDGRHYILEEAIKGDFAIVKGWKADHFGNVIYRKTAQNFNPLAATAGRITVVEVEEIVEPGELDPAQIHTPGIYVDRIIQGTFEKRIEKRTVRES